Proteins found in one Amycolatopsis aidingensis genomic segment:
- a CDS encoding SRPBCC family protein, whose product MGKVTATAQRSIAAPASRVRELLADYADSRPKILTEQFSGYQVLEGGTGDGTVASWKLQATSKRVRDVAATVREPEPGTLVETDANSSMVTTWTVREQGEGSLVRVQTSWDGAGGIGGFFEKTFAPGGLRRIYEGVLGRLDDLARQS is encoded by the coding sequence ATGGGCAAGGTCACGGCAACCGCGCAGCGCAGCATCGCAGCCCCGGCTTCCCGGGTGCGCGAGCTGCTCGCCGACTACGCGGACAGCAGGCCGAAGATCCTCACCGAACAGTTCTCCGGCTACCAGGTCCTCGAGGGCGGTACCGGGGACGGCACGGTCGCCAGCTGGAAGCTGCAGGCCACCTCCAAGCGGGTCCGTGACGTCGCGGCGACGGTACGCGAGCCGGAACCGGGCACGCTGGTGGAGACCGATGCGAACTCCAGCATGGTCACCACCTGGACCGTGCGTGAGCAGGGCGAGGGCAGCCTGGTCCGGGTGCAGACCAGCTGGGACGGGGCAGGCGGGATCGGCGGCTTCTTCGAGAAGACGTTTGCTCCCGGCGGGCTGCGCCGGATCTACGAGGGCGTACTCGGCAGGCTCGACGATCTCGCGCGGCAATCGTGA
- a CDS encoding DUF2516 family protein, translating to MPLLVYWITEAIRWAGALAGLFAFVHALSQRADAYTAADRKTKPIWLAITGGSTAAMALFAFFGPGMIFWLAGLIASLVYIVDVRPKLIEVQRGGQNW from the coding sequence GTGCCGCTGTTAGTGTATTGGATCACCGAGGCCATCCGCTGGGCCGGCGCGCTGGCCGGGCTGTTCGCCTTCGTGCACGCACTGTCCCAGCGCGCCGACGCCTACACTGCCGCGGACCGCAAGACCAAGCCGATCTGGCTGGCGATCACCGGCGGGTCCACCGCGGCCATGGCGCTGTTCGCCTTCTTCGGGCCGGGGATGATCTTCTGGCTGGCCGGGCTGATTGCCTCCCTGGTCTACATCGTGGACGTCCGGCCGAAGCTGATCGAGGTGCAACGCGGCGGCCAGAACTGGTAG
- a CDS encoding M24 family metallopeptidase: protein MTAQLVSGAPASEHETRVSALRGRMAAEGLSAVAVASPENVYYLTGLDHLGYFAFTLLIVPAEGPLTLVTREMERPTIRAQLPRCRHVTFGDGQDPAAVAAGALAEVAPRGGTIGTEDAAMFFPPAVHARLRAGLPDRLWRDATTLISATGAVKSAGEIALVRQAAGVSDAAMAAAIGAARPGAAEREVAAAAWQAMFTHGGQQPGFAPLIRPLWMLDQEHVSWGDRLLEPGTGLFIELSGCVRRYHAPLSRTVYLGEPPAGAVRAHARALSGVDAAAAALRPGVRTGEVYAAWQAAVGAGERMRHHCGYLVGIGFPPSWVGGGEVLGIRPGGQVRVAAGMTFHLMSWVGGHVLSDTVLVTGQGTERLTTTTRELIRLG from the coding sequence GTGACGGCACAGTTGGTTTCCGGCGCACCCGCGAGCGAGCACGAGACGCGGGTGTCCGCACTGCGCGGCCGGATGGCCGCGGAGGGTCTGTCCGCGGTGGCGGTGGCCAGCCCGGAGAACGTCTACTACCTGACCGGGTTGGACCACCTCGGATACTTCGCGTTCACCCTGCTGATCGTGCCGGCCGAAGGACCGCTGACGCTGGTCACCAGGGAGATGGAACGGCCGACGATCCGGGCCCAGCTGCCGCGCTGCCGCCATGTCACCTTCGGGGACGGGCAGGACCCGGCCGCGGTGGCCGCGGGCGCGCTGGCCGAGGTGGCACCGCGGGGCGGGACGATCGGCACCGAGGACGCCGCGATGTTCTTCCCGCCCGCGGTGCACGCCCGGCTGCGCGCCGGGCTGCCCGACCGGCTGTGGCGGGACGCCACCACGTTGATCTCGGCAACCGGCGCGGTGAAGTCGGCCGGGGAGATCGCGCTGGTCCGGCAGGCTGCCGGGGTCTCCGATGCCGCAATGGCTGCCGCGATCGGTGCGGCCCGGCCCGGTGCGGCTGAGCGCGAGGTCGCCGCGGCCGCCTGGCAGGCGATGTTCACCCATGGCGGCCAGCAACCGGGTTTCGCGCCGCTGATACGTCCATTGTGGATGCTGGACCAGGAGCATGTTTCCTGGGGCGACCGGTTGCTGGAGCCCGGAACGGGGCTGTTCATCGAGCTGTCCGGGTGCGTCCGGCGCTACCACGCCCCGCTGAGCCGCACGGTCTATCTCGGCGAACCGCCCGCGGGCGCGGTGCGGGCGCACGCGCGTGCCCTGTCCGGTGTGGACGCCGCGGCGGCGGCCCTGCGGCCGGGGGTGCGTACCGGCGAGGTGTACGCGGCCTGGCAGGCGGCCGTGGGGGCCGGGGAGCGGATGCGGCACCACTGCGGCTACCTGGTGGGAATCGGCTTCCCGCCCAGCTGGGTCGGTGGCGGGGAGGTGCTCGGCATCCGGCCCGGCGGACAGGTGCGCGTCGCAGCCGGGATGACCTTCCACCTGATGTCCTGGGTCGGCGGGCACGTGCTCTCGGACACCGTGCTGGTCACCGGGCAGGGAACCGAACGACTCACCACCACGACCCGCGAGCTGATCCGGCTTGGCTAG
- a CDS encoding DedA family protein, translating to MLDLLHRLTEVLQGTLGSPWLWVVVFLVAGLDALLPFMPSETTVITVAVLIGPDPGKLALLAVVAAGGALAGDCLGYWIGRGAGPLALRRLQRGERGRQQYLWARATVERHATALIVAGRYLPGGRVASALATGSMRFPATRFAALDAVGTSIWAGYSVLIGYIGGASFTEQPVKGLLLAFALGLLTVVTIEVFRRLRSRRAVLRLRARDRDPLDRPAERRDDGGTGRPGTELPGVDDAQAGPAHRQGAFLGTSDDGRPER from the coding sequence ATGCTTGACCTGCTGCACCGGCTCACCGAGGTGCTGCAGGGCACGCTCGGCTCGCCCTGGCTGTGGGTGGTGGTGTTCCTGGTCGCCGGGCTGGACGCGCTGCTGCCGTTCATGCCGAGCGAGACCACGGTGATCACCGTCGCCGTGCTGATCGGCCCGGACCCCGGCAAGCTGGCGCTGCTGGCCGTGGTCGCCGCGGGCGGCGCACTGGCCGGCGACTGCCTCGGCTACTGGATCGGCCGGGGCGCCGGGCCGCTCGCGTTGCGCAGGCTGCAGCGCGGCGAGCGGGGCAGGCAACAGTATCTCTGGGCCCGCGCCACGGTGGAGCGGCACGCCACCGCGCTGATCGTCGCGGGCCGGTACCTGCCGGGCGGCAGGGTCGCCTCCGCGCTGGCCACCGGGAGCATGCGCTTCCCCGCCACCCGGTTCGCCGCACTGGATGCCGTTGGCACCAGCATCTGGGCCGGTTACAGCGTGCTGATCGGCTATATCGGCGGGGCGAGCTTCACCGAGCAGCCCGTGAAGGGCCTGCTGCTGGCGTTCGCGCTCGGCTTGCTGACTGTGGTCACCATCGAGGTCTTCCGGCGGCTACGCTCGCGGCGTGCGGTACTCCGACTTCGTGCACGCGATCGAGATCCACTCGACCGGCCTGCTGAACGCCGCGACGACGGCGGGACCGGACGCCCCGGTACCGAGCTGCCCGGGGTGGACGATGCGCAAGCTGGTCCGGCACATCGCCAGGGTGCATTCCTCGGTACGAGCGACGATGGCCGACCCGAGCGGTGA
- a CDS encoding YbaK/EbsC family protein, translating to MRTWTIAGSLTVEPASLRPDLLAEPVAKALPEAEDVGVVEIDPELADTAEFCAAYGSTLSASANCVVVAGKRGGELRYAAAMILATTRADVNNVLRRRLDVRKASFAAMDEAVRLTGMAYGGITPLGLPDGWPVLVDEAVAAAPELVIGSGLRGSKLLVTGELLAGLPGAEVVPGLGKPVS from the coding sequence GTGCGTACCTGGACCATCGCGGGATCGCTGACCGTCGAGCCCGCCTCCCTGCGCCCGGACCTGCTTGCCGAGCCGGTTGCCAAGGCACTGCCGGAAGCCGAGGATGTCGGTGTCGTCGAGATCGACCCCGAGCTGGCCGACACCGCCGAGTTCTGCGCCGCCTACGGCTCGACCCTTTCCGCCTCGGCGAACTGCGTGGTGGTCGCGGGCAAGCGAGGCGGTGAGCTGCGTTACGCGGCGGCCATGATCCTCGCCACCACCCGGGCCGATGTGAACAACGTGCTCCGCCGCAGGCTGGACGTGCGCAAGGCCTCCTTCGCGGCGATGGACGAGGCGGTGCGGCTGACCGGGATGGCCTACGGCGGGATCACTCCGCTCGGGCTGCCCGATGGCTGGCCGGTGCTGGTGGACGAAGCCGTCGCGGCCGCACCCGAGCTGGTGATCGGCAGCGGGCTGCGCGGCAGCAAGCTGCTGGTCACCGGGGAGCTGCTGGCCGGGCTGCCCGGCGCCGAGGTGGTCCCGGGCCTCGGCAAACCTGTGAGCTGA
- a CDS encoding TFIIB-type zinc ribbon-containing protein yields the protein MICPKCQNMMRTVDKEGVHIDQCEGCRGIFLDHGELERIVSAENAYYGQAAAPPPYQGAQPHQPPPPPGYHGGGHHGHKDSPRPYRGGYGDSPRPYRGGYGDSPRPYGYGHKKRKRSFLDGLFD from the coding sequence GTGATTTGCCCCAAATGCCAGAACATGATGCGGACGGTCGACAAGGAAGGCGTGCATATCGATCAGTGCGAAGGTTGCCGCGGGATCTTCCTCGACCACGGTGAGCTGGAGCGGATCGTGAGCGCGGAGAACGCCTACTACGGTCAAGCCGCCGCCCCGCCGCCGTACCAGGGCGCGCAGCCACATCAGCCGCCGCCCCCGCCCGGCTACCACGGTGGTGGGCACCATGGCCACAAGGACTCGCCCCGCCCGTACCGCGGCGGCTACGGCGACTCGCCGCGCCCGTACCGGGGTGGCTACGGCGATTCGCCACGGCCGTACGGCTACGGCCACAAGAAGCGCAAGCGCAGCTTCCTCGACGGCCTCTTCGACTAG
- a CDS encoding helix-turn-helix domain-containing protein codes for MTEPQADGHGQPPGHTGPIEKVTDLGRDIGEYIRQQRNTAKISLRQLSKLAGVSNPYLSQIERGVRKPSAEILQQIAKGLRISAEALYVQAGILDLPAGGPVPEAIRADAGLTERQKQVLLDVYESFRRENAAGDEDQHSNQTSVQE; via the coding sequence ATGACCGAGCCGCAGGCCGATGGCCACGGGCAGCCACCCGGTCACACCGGCCCCATCGAGAAGGTGACCGACCTCGGACGGGACATCGGGGAGTACATCCGGCAGCAGCGCAACACCGCGAAGATCTCGCTGCGCCAGCTGTCCAAGCTGGCCGGAGTGTCCAACCCGTATCTCAGCCAGATCGAGCGCGGTGTGCGCAAGCCGAGCGCGGAGATCCTGCAGCAGATCGCCAAGGGGCTGCGGATCTCGGCCGAGGCGCTCTACGTCCAGGCGGGGATTCTCGATCTTCCCGCCGGGGGTCCGGTGCCCGAGGCGATTCGCGCCGACGCCGGGCTGACCGAGCGGCAGAAGCAGGTGCTGCTCGATGTCTACGAGTCCTTCCGCCGTGAGAACGCGGCCGGAGACGAGGACCAGCACAGCAACCAGACCTCAGTCCAGGAGTGA
- a CDS encoding TetR/AcrR family transcriptional regulator: MPAPTRTPRHQWIEAGLHALAGGGPDAVRVEPLAKTLGVTRGGFYWHFEDRGALLAEMLDTWERRSTDEVIERVETEGGDARAKARRAGALTFSGSLLPVDLAVRDWSRRDPAVAERLRRVDNRRMDYLRSMFRTFCRDEQEVEVRSMVAFSVAIGTHLLAADHGGRDRAEVLDLTARWLLA; encoded by the coding sequence ATGCCGGCCCCCACGCGCACCCCGCGGCACCAGTGGATCGAGGCGGGGCTGCATGCCCTCGCCGGGGGCGGGCCGGACGCCGTCCGGGTGGAACCGCTCGCGAAGACGCTCGGGGTCACCAGGGGCGGCTTCTACTGGCATTTCGAGGACCGCGGCGCGCTGCTGGCGGAGATGCTGGACACCTGGGAACGCCGGAGCACCGACGAGGTGATCGAGCGGGTGGAGACCGAGGGCGGGGACGCAAGGGCCAAGGCCCGGCGGGCTGGTGCGCTTACCTTCTCCGGCTCACTGCTGCCGGTCGATCTCGCGGTCCGCGACTGGTCCCGGCGCGATCCGGCGGTCGCCGAACGCCTCCGGCGGGTGGACAACCGCCGGATGGACTACCTGCGCAGCATGTTCCGCACCTTCTGCCGGGACGAGCAGGAGGTGGAGGTCCGCAGCATGGTGGCCTTCTCGGTGGCCATCGGCACCCACCTGCTGGCCGCCGACCATGGCGGGCGCGACCGCGCCGAGGTCCTCGACCTGACCGCACGCTGGCTGCTGGCCTGA
- a CDS encoding NADP-dependent oxidoreductase, with the protein MSVSKQATEIRLASRPHGRPTLDNFSIVDTELPAPGPGQVLVRNLVMSVDPAMRGRMSDRKSYVEPFEVGKAMLGGAVGAVAESGVDTLRTGDLVLHQHGWRSHAVVDAEQVVPIDAGAAPLTAYLGVLGMPGLTAYAGLFDVAGFKAGDTVFVSGAAGAVGSLVGQLAKLNGAERVIGSAGSAEKVAHLTGELGFDAAFNYKDGPVAQQLHEAAPDGIDVYFDNVGGEHLEAAIDAINLHGRIVVCGMISQYNATEPACAPRNLAQLIVKRFSIRGMLVLDYLYLQQQFMAEVAPLVADGRISYSETIVDGLENAPQAFLDLLDGGNTGKMLVRIAH; encoded by the coding sequence GTGAGCGTTTCCAAGCAAGCTACCGAGATCAGGCTCGCTTCCCGCCCGCACGGCAGGCCCACACTGGACAATTTCTCCATTGTGGACACCGAGCTCCCCGCGCCGGGCCCCGGCCAGGTGCTGGTGCGCAACCTGGTGATGAGTGTCGATCCGGCGATGCGGGGCCGGATGAGCGACCGGAAGTCCTATGTCGAGCCGTTCGAGGTCGGCAAGGCCATGCTCGGTGGTGCCGTCGGCGCGGTCGCCGAGTCAGGTGTGGACACTCTGCGCACGGGCGACCTCGTACTGCATCAGCACGGCTGGCGCTCGCACGCCGTGGTGGACGCCGAACAGGTCGTGCCGATCGACGCCGGGGCCGCGCCGCTGACCGCCTACCTCGGGGTGCTCGGCATGCCGGGGCTCACCGCCTATGCCGGGCTGTTCGACGTGGCCGGGTTCAAGGCGGGGGACACCGTGTTCGTCTCCGGCGCCGCGGGTGCCGTCGGTTCGCTGGTGGGCCAGCTCGCCAAGCTGAACGGGGCGGAGCGGGTGATCGGCAGCGCGGGCTCCGCGGAGAAGGTGGCACACCTGACCGGTGAGCTGGGGTTCGACGCCGCGTTCAACTACAAGGACGGGCCGGTCGCGCAGCAACTGCACGAAGCGGCCCCGGACGGGATCGACGTCTACTTCGACAACGTCGGCGGCGAGCACCTCGAGGCCGCGATCGACGCGATCAACCTGCATGGCCGGATCGTGGTCTGCGGGATGATCTCCCAGTACAACGCCACCGAACCGGCCTGCGCTCCGCGCAACCTTGCCCAGCTCATCGTCAAGCGGTTCAGCATCCGCGGCATGCTGGTACTGGACTACCTCTACCTGCAGCAGCAGTTCATGGCCGAGGTCGCCCCACTGGTCGCGGACGGTAGGATCAGCTACTCCGAGACCATTGTGGACGGTCTGGAGAACGCCCCGCAGGCCTTCCTCGACCTGCTCGACGGCGGCAACACCGGCAAGATGCTCGTCCGCATCGCCCACTGA
- the purU gene encoding formyltetrahydrofolate deformylase — protein MITFGCPDRTGIIARVSSFLAEAGGWIVEAAYHTDPDTGWFFTRQEVRADSLPFEVDELRARFAGVARSLGSDTDWQVDDAGERRRVVLLVSREGHCLYDLLGRVASGELDIEVPAVIGNHAALGDITRAHGIPFHHVPFPRGDAAGRAAAFGRLRELVDEHDPHAVVLARFMQILPPELCTAWAGRALNIHHSFLPSFVGARPYHQAHARGVKLVGATCHYVTADLDAGPIIEQDVIRVGHGDSVPDMVRKGRDIEKVTLARGLRWHLERRVLVHGNRTVVF, from the coding sequence GTGATCACTTTTGGCTGCCCGGATCGCACCGGGATCATCGCCAGGGTCTCCTCCTTCCTTGCCGAGGCTGGTGGCTGGATCGTCGAGGCCGCCTACCACACCGACCCGGACACCGGCTGGTTCTTCACCCGGCAGGAGGTGCGGGCCGACTCGCTGCCCTTCGAGGTGGACGAGCTGCGCGCGCGGTTCGCCGGGGTGGCCAGGTCACTGGGCAGCGACACCGACTGGCAGGTGGACGACGCGGGTGAGCGCAGGCGGGTGGTGCTGCTGGTGTCCAGGGAGGGGCACTGCCTGTACGACCTGCTCGGCAGGGTCGCTTCCGGGGAGCTGGACATCGAGGTGCCCGCGGTGATCGGCAACCATGCCGCGCTCGGCGATATCACCAGGGCACACGGAATCCCGTTCCACCACGTCCCGTTTCCCCGCGGGGACGCCGCTGGCAGGGCGGCCGCGTTCGGCAGGCTGCGCGAACTGGTGGACGAGCACGACCCGCATGCCGTGGTGCTGGCCAGGTTCATGCAGATCCTGCCGCCGGAGCTGTGCACGGCATGGGCGGGCCGGGCACTGAACATCCACCACAGCTTCCTGCCCTCGTTCGTCGGCGCCCGGCCGTACCACCAGGCGCATGCCCGGGGGGTGAAGCTGGTCGGCGCGACCTGCCACTACGTCACCGCGGACCTGGACGCCGGGCCGATCATCGAGCAGGACGTGATCCGGGTCGGGCACGGTGACTCGGTGCCGGACATGGTGCGCAAGGGCCGGGACATCGAGAAGGTCACGCTGGCCAGGGGCCTGCGCTGGCACCTGGAGCGGCGGGTGCTGGTGCATGGCAACCGCACGGTGGTCTTCTGA
- a CDS encoding AAA family ATPase, translating to MLDPRICPACGDRAERPRTEAARAVLCCAVCGHRWPFQRLPLFALTGPSGAGKSTVGPALAQRLADRVVVLEQDVLWTGGLRDDVDGHPLFRSTWLRMAAMVHQSGRPVVLCGTVVPAEFEPLPERVLFADIHYLALVAEPGALAARLRARPAWREWSEPRIAEMLEFNDWLRAGAAGMTPPVRLFDTTDAPLAAAVDAACAWVRAGLGNL from the coding sequence GTGCTCGATCCGCGGATCTGTCCGGCCTGCGGTGACCGCGCCGAGCGTCCGCGCACCGAAGCGGCACGGGCGGTGCTGTGCTGCGCGGTCTGCGGGCACCGGTGGCCGTTCCAGCGGCTGCCGCTGTTCGCGCTGACCGGGCCGAGCGGGGCAGGCAAGTCCACGGTCGGCCCGGCACTGGCGCAGCGGCTGGCCGACCGGGTCGTGGTGCTGGAGCAGGACGTGCTGTGGACCGGCGGGTTGCGCGATGACGTGGACGGCCACCCGCTGTTCCGCTCCACCTGGCTGCGGATGGCCGCGATGGTGCACCAGAGCGGGCGCCCGGTGGTGCTCTGCGGCACCGTGGTGCCCGCCGAGTTCGAACCCCTGCCGGAGCGGGTGCTGTTCGCCGATATCCACTACCTGGCGCTGGTGGCCGAGCCGGGCGCACTGGCCGCCCGGCTGCGGGCCCGGCCCGCCTGGCGCGAGTGGTCCGAGCCGCGGATCGCCGAGATGCTGGAGTTCAACGACTGGCTGCGGGCGGGCGCCGCGGGGATGACGCCACCGGTCCGGCTGTTCGACACCACCGATGCGCCGCTCGCCGCCGCCGTGGACGCGGCCTGTGCATGGGTACGCGCCGGACTGGGAAACCTCTGA
- a CDS encoding LysR family transcriptional regulator codes for MLDVRRLRLLRELSAHGTIAATARGCALTPSAVSQQLSLLEREVGVPLLFRDGRRLVLTEAARVLVGHTERILADLEQASAEVAELTSAVRGVLHLAAFPTAARTLVPGAITRCREAHPDLRVLLAERSIPEAITELKAGGIDLALIHEYNLLPRVRDAGVDTEPLVREPLLAALPAGLPAGTGPFALEALADQPWIAPHGDEALRAMLERACGMAGFTPRVDYVSSDYTAIFALVRAGLGVSLVPRMALETAAGDIRLAELALPELHRTVSAALRTGSRTSPPIAALLDALRRTAAEYA; via the coding sequence ATGCTGGATGTACGCAGGTTGCGCCTGCTCAGGGAGCTTTCGGCGCACGGCACCATCGCCGCCACCGCCCGCGGCTGTGCGCTCACCCCCTCGGCGGTCTCCCAGCAGCTGTCCCTGCTGGAGCGCGAGGTCGGGGTGCCGCTGCTGTTCCGGGACGGGCGCAGGCTGGTGCTCACCGAGGCGGCCAGGGTGCTGGTCGGGCACACCGAGCGGATCCTCGCCGATCTGGAGCAGGCCAGCGCGGAGGTCGCCGAGCTGACCTCGGCGGTACGCGGGGTACTGCACCTGGCCGCCTTCCCCACCGCCGCGCGCACCCTGGTGCCCGGCGCGATCACCCGCTGCCGCGAGGCGCACCCTGATCTGCGGGTGCTGCTGGCCGAGCGGTCGATCCCGGAGGCGATCACCGAGCTGAAGGCGGGAGGTATCGACCTCGCGCTGATCCACGAGTACAACCTGCTGCCCCGGGTGCGGGACGCGGGTGTGGACACCGAGCCGCTGGTGCGCGAGCCGCTGCTGGCCGCGCTGCCGGCCGGTCTTCCGGCCGGTACCGGGCCGTTCGCACTGGAGGCGCTGGCCGACCAGCCGTGGATCGCCCCGCATGGCGACGAGGCGCTGCGCGCCATGCTGGAACGCGCCTGCGGCATGGCCGGGTTCACCCCGCGGGTGGACTACGTGAGCAGCGACTACACCGCGATCTTCGCGCTGGTCCGCGCCGGGCTCGGGGTGTCGCTGGTGCCGCGGATGGCGCTGGAGACAGCCGCCGGGGACATCCGGCTCGCCGAGCTCGCCTTGCCGGAACTGCACCGCACGGTCTCGGCCGCGCTGCGTACCGGCAGCCGGACCAGCCCGCCGATCGCCGCCCTGCTCGACGCGCTGCGCCGGACCGCGGCGGAGTATGCGTGA
- a CDS encoding lysophospholipid acyltransferase family protein: MTTMKRAGAAASALLGRAPSVLGGTQVERHALRVLNALDVRVDSDIDRLSVPGGPGAPGTLIVANHISWLDIVALLAIEPLSFVAKREVRDWPVIGSLAARLGTCFVDRHALRELPASVAELAETLCSGRSVMVFPEGTTWCSLPGGDFRRAPFQAALDAGAPVRPLTIEYFQGGRPSTVSAFVGDDTLAASLGRVLTASGLTLRLRAHEVLAAEGDRRTLAATAQRRIRAAGAAELACSHLGGPVHA, translated from the coding sequence ATGACCACCATGAAGCGTGCGGGCGCGGCAGCCTCGGCGCTACTGGGCCGCGCGCCGTCGGTGCTCGGCGGCACGCAGGTCGAGCGGCATGCCCTGCGGGTGCTGAACGCGCTGGATGTCCGGGTCGACAGCGATATCGACCGGCTCAGCGTCCCTGGCGGCCCCGGCGCCCCTGGCACACTGATCGTGGCCAACCACATCTCCTGGCTGGACATCGTGGCCCTGCTGGCCATCGAGCCACTGTCCTTCGTGGCCAAGCGGGAGGTACGGGACTGGCCGGTGATCGGCAGCCTGGCCGCCAGGCTGGGCACCTGCTTCGTGGACCGGCACGCCCTGCGCGAACTGCCCGCCAGCGTCGCCGAACTGGCGGAGACCCTGTGTTCCGGGCGTTCGGTGATGGTGTTCCCGGAGGGCACGACCTGGTGCTCCCTTCCCGGTGGGGACTTCCGGCGCGCCCCGTTCCAGGCCGCGCTGGACGCGGGCGCGCCCGTCCGCCCGCTGACAATCGAGTACTTCCAGGGGGGACGGCCGAGCACCGTCAGCGCCTTCGTCGGGGACGACACCCTGGCAGCCTCGCTGGGCAGGGTACTGACGGCGAGCGGGCTGACGCTGCGGCTGCGGGCACACGAGGTGCTGGCAGCCGAGGGTGACCGCCGCACACTCGCCGCCACCGCGCAACGGCGGATCCGCGCGGCCGGAGCCGCCGAGCTCGCCTGCTCCCATCTCGGCGGTCCGGTCCATGCTTGA
- a CDS encoding GNAT family N-acetyltransferase: protein MSSTTDRTIQYTASIAETPEQVREAQRLRYRVFAGEFGATLNSLVDGLDVDEYDEACDHLIVRRADTEEIVGTYRLLPPGRREGLYSDSEFDLSALDGIRDAVVETGRSCVHPEHRTGAVITQMWAALGRYALLSGHRYLAGAASVPLHDGGATAANAWRLAEQNHASPQELRVRPLHPWNPEQAPAQQQRPNYAQLPPLFRGYLRLGAWVCGPPAHDPEFNVADFFTLLQLDRADQRYVHYFLGDEQ from the coding sequence TTGTCGTCGACGACTGACCGGACGATCCAGTACACGGCTTCGATCGCCGAAACGCCGGAGCAGGTCCGGGAGGCGCAGCGGTTGCGTTACCGCGTGTTCGCGGGCGAGTTCGGCGCCACGCTCAACTCCCTGGTCGACGGGCTGGACGTGGACGAGTACGACGAGGCGTGCGATCACCTGATCGTGCGACGCGCGGACACCGAGGAGATCGTCGGCACCTACCGCCTGCTACCGCCCGGCCGCAGGGAAGGGCTGTACTCCGACAGCGAGTTCGACCTTTCGGCGCTGGACGGCATCCGGGACGCCGTGGTGGAAACCGGACGCTCCTGCGTACACCCTGAGCACCGCACCGGCGCGGTGATCACCCAGATGTGGGCAGCGCTCGGCCGGTACGCCCTGCTGTCCGGGCACCGCTATCTCGCCGGGGCCGCCTCGGTTCCGCTGCACGACGGCGGGGCGACCGCGGCGAACGCCTGGCGGCTGGCCGAGCAGAACCACGCCAGCCCGCAGGAGCTGCGGGTCCGCCCACTGCATCCGTGGAACCCCGAGCAGGCGCCCGCGCAGCAGCAGCGCCCGAACTACGCCCAGCTACCGCCGCTGTTCCGGGGGTACCTGAGGCTGGGGGCCTGGGTCTGTGGCCCGCCTGCGCACGACCCGGAGTTCAACGTCGCCGACTTCTTCACCCTGCTGCAACTCGACCGCGCCGATCAGCGCTACGTGCATTACTTCCTGGGGGACGAACAGTGA